One genomic segment of Myxococcales bacterium includes these proteins:
- a CDS encoding transposase family protein, translated as MDLSQRPKQTPTALAEQFVSLIVDARRRHPTWGPKKLRVLLISEHPGVELPSRTTIANVLRRQQLTVPRRRRGRVAAYRAPLTDAKGPNELWCMDFKGQFELGDGTVCYPFTVTDAFSRYVLVCEAFDGTAGKGVRAALEHIFREKGLPRAIRSDNGEPFVSPRALFGLSRLGAWLARLGILHERIEPGCPQQNGRHERMHRTLKAETTRPAARTLLGQQERFDAWRSCFNEQRPHEALGDRTPASAYEPSPRVWKGEVPKPSYPLRHDSTRLEGRHCRDRSASALQPDGVARRRAGRTSRG; from the coding sequence GTGGACCTGTCGCAACGGCCCAAGCAGACGCCGACGGCGCTGGCGGAACAGTTCGTGAGCCTCATCGTCGACGCGCGGCGGCGACATCCGACGTGGGGTCCGAAGAAGCTCAGGGTGCTTCTGATATCGGAGCACCCCGGCGTAGAGCTGCCGAGCCGAACAACGATTGCCAACGTGCTTCGTCGCCAACAGCTGACAGTGCCGCGACGTCGTCGCGGGCGGGTGGCGGCTTATCGCGCGCCGCTGACGGACGCGAAGGGCCCCAACGAGCTGTGGTGCATGGACTTCAAAGGGCAGTTTGAGCTCGGAGACGGGACGGTCTGCTACCCGTTTACGGTCACCGACGCTTTCAGCCGGTACGTGCTCGTGTGCGAGGCCTTCGACGGGACGGCCGGCAAGGGCGTGCGAGCGGCACTCGAGCACATCTTCAGGGAAAAAGGCCTGCCGCGAGCTATTCGAAGCGACAACGGCGAGCCCTTCGTTTCGCCGCGTGCGCTCTTTGGATTGAGTCGACTCGGAGCGTGGCTCGCGCGACTCGGGATCCTCCACGAGCGAATCGAGCCTGGGTGTCCGCAGCAGAACGGACGCCACGAACGGATGCATCGCACGTTGAAAGCAGAAACGACACGTCCTGCGGCTCGGACGCTGCTCGGCCAACAGGAACGCTTTGACGCCTGGCGCTCGTGCTTCAACGAACAGCGGCCCCACGAGGCGCTTGGCGACCGAACCCCAGCCAGCGCGTACGAGCCTTCGCCGCGCGTCTGGAAGGGCGAGGTGCCGAAGCCCAGTTACCCCCTGCGACATGACTCGACCCGTTTGGAAGGGAGGCATTGTCGCGATCGATCGGCGTCGGCGCTTCAGCCTGACGGCGTCGCTCGTCGACGAGCAGGTCGGACTTCGAGAGGTTGA